Genomic DNA from Pseudomonas sp. CCC3.1:
ACCAGGCTGAGGGGTTCAAGGGGCTGGTCTTCCAGCAGCGCTTCGCCTTGCAACACATACAGCGCCCGCTCCTGATGTTCGGCTGGAATAAGCAGGGTCGTGGCGGTCTGCATCTGCACTTCGGCATATAGCGTAGGTGAAAGGATTGGTACGGGTGATTCCAGACAAAAGCCTGATCCTGCAATCAACCGTATTCTTACACCCAGGTTATCGATCACGGGCAAGCTGTCGGCTGTGTGGTGGCTGTACAGCCCTTTACCTTGCTCGTGTTCTTTTGGCGAAGCCAGCCACACCTGCAGCCCGTGCAAAGTCGAGCCCTGTGCCAGTAGCGAGGAGGGCGTACGTTCAATGTGGGCAATCGCCGCGCCGGCTGTCATCCAGCTGACTTCGCCGGGCCCAACTTGCTGGTCCGAGCCCAAACTGTCTTTGTGTTGCAGTTGGCCTTCAAACAGATAGGTCAGGGTGGACAGGCCAATATGCGGATGCTGTCGGATATTCATCCCGCGACCGGGTGGATATTGCGTCGCCAGCATGTGATCGAAAAATACAAAGGGCCCGACATTGCGGCATTTGGCAGAAGGCAGCGGGCGCAAGATAGGTTGGCCTTCAACATCCTCGGCGCGTGGTTTGATCACGGTGAATGTAGGCATGGGCCTGTCCTGGCAATGAAGGAGCGCTGAGCATAACCCAACGCTCCGGCCCCGGCATTACTGGCTGAACGCGCCTTCAGACAAGTGAGTTTCGATGCTGACTTCGGCGGTGGTCATCAATTTATGCACGGGGCATTTGTCCGCCACGTTATGCAACTCTTGGCGTTGTGCGTCCGTCAACACGCCCTTGAGGGTCAATTTGACGTGCAGCGTATACTTGCCTTTTTGCTCATCACTGGCATCGTGTTTGACTTCAACCGTGACGCCCGTGAGCGGGATGTCTTTCTTTTTCGCATACAGCTTGAGGGTCAATGCCTTGCAGGCGCCTAGGGCGGCATCGAAGTAATCATGCGGGCTTGGGGCGGAGTCATCGCCACCTAATGTTTTGGGTAGATCAGTAAACACTTCGTGATCGTCGATTTTAATGCTGTGACGAAAACCTTCTTGGGACTCAGTATTGACGGTAACAGTCATGGCAAACCTCGGAGTGGAGTGATAAAGGTCCTGATCTTTATAGAGCACCCTGCGCGTTGTGCGTTCCATGAGGTAAAAAAAATGCCCCGACCAGGTCGGGGCATTTTTATTGAGCGGGCGGGGGGCTTACTTGCCTTCCCAGCGCTTCAGAACCAGCGTGGCGTTAGTGCCACCGAAACCGAAGCTGTTGCTCATAACGGTGTTGATAGTGGCATCTTCACGCGTCTTGGTCAGGATTGGCATGTCAGCAACAGCCGGATCCAGTTCATCAATGTTGGCGGAGCCAGCAATGAAGTTGCCTTCCATCATCAGCATGCAGTAGATCGCTTCGTGAACACCGGCGGCGCCCAAGGAGTGACCCGACAGGCTTTTGGTCGAGCTGATAGGTGGCGCTTTGTCTGCGAAGACTTCACGAATGCCTTTCATCTCGGCTACGTCGCCGACCGGAGTCGAGGTGCCGTGGGTGTTGATGTAGTCGATAGGCGCATCAACTGTCGACATTGCCATCTGCATGCAGCGGATAGCGCCTTCGCCGCTCGGTGCAACCATGTCGTAGCCGTCAGACGTTGCACCGTAGCCAACGATTTCAGCGTAGATCTTGGCGCCACGGGCCAGAGCGTGTTCCAGCTCTTCGACCACTACCATGCCGCCGCCACCCGCGATGACGAAACCGTCACGGTCGGCGTCGTAGGCACGGGAAGCTTGTTCCGGGGTGTCATTGCGCTTGCTGGACAGAGCGCCCATGGCGTCGAACAGGAACGATTGGCTCCAATGCTCTTCTTCACCGCCGCCAGCGAAAACGATGTCCTGTTTGCCCATCTGAATCTGTTCCATGGCGTTACCGATGCAGTGAGCACTGGTGGCGCAGGCAGAAGCGATGGAGTAGTTCAGGCCCTTGATTTTGAACGGGGTCGCCAGACAAGCCGAAACGGTGCTGCTCATGGTCCGCGTTACACGGTATGGGCCGACGCGCTTCACGCCTTTTTCGCGCAGGATGTCGAGCGCTTCCATCTGGTTCAAGGTCGACGCGCCGCCAGAACCGGCGATCAGGCCGGTACGCGTGTTGGAGACTTGCTCCTCGGTCAGGCCCGAATCAGTGATGGCGTCTTTCATGGCCAAGTAAGCGTAAGCAGCTGCGTGGCCAACGAAACGATAAATCTTGCGATCGATCAGCTCTTCGAGGTTCAGGTCAATGGAGCCGGAAACCTGGCTACGCAGACCCATTTCGGCATATTCCGGGTTGAATCGGATACCAGGGCGACTTGCACGCAGGTTAGCGGAGACGGTCTCTTTGTCATTGCCCAGGCACGAAACGATGCCCAGACCAGTGATAACGACGCGGCGCATGCGGATAACCCTTAAAAGTTGTCAGTGGAAGTAAATACGCCGAC
This window encodes:
- a CDS encoding pirin family protein produces the protein MPTFTVIKPRAEDVEGQPILRPLPSAKCRNVGPFVFFDHMLATQYPPGRGMNIRQHPHIGLSTLTYLFEGQLQHKDSLGSDQQVGPGEVSWMTAGAAIAHIERTPSSLLAQGSTLHGLQVWLASPKEHEQGKGLYSHHTADSLPVIDNLGVRIRLIAGSGFCLESPVPILSPTLYAEVQMQTATTLLIPAEHQERALYVLQGEALLEDQPLEPLSLVVLPRGEALTLCAKSDCHAVLIGGAPLDGPRRMNWNFVASDPALIEQARTRWAAGDWPTVPGEDGRIELP
- a CDS encoding OsmC family protein, producing MTVTVNTESQEGFRHSIKIDDHEVFTDLPKTLGGDDSAPSPHDYFDAALGACKALTLKLYAKKKDIPLTGVTVEVKHDASDEQKGKYTLHVKLTLKGVLTDAQRQELHNVADKCPVHKLMTTAEVSIETHLSEGAFSQ
- the fabB gene encoding beta-ketoacyl-ACP synthase I, translated to MRRVVITGLGIVSCLGNDKETVSANLRASRPGIRFNPEYAEMGLRSQVSGSIDLNLEELIDRKIYRFVGHAAAYAYLAMKDAITDSGLTEEQVSNTRTGLIAGSGGASTLNQMEALDILREKGVKRVGPYRVTRTMSSTVSACLATPFKIKGLNYSIASACATSAHCIGNAMEQIQMGKQDIVFAGGGEEEHWSQSFLFDAMGALSSKRNDTPEQASRAYDADRDGFVIAGGGGMVVVEELEHALARGAKIYAEIVGYGATSDGYDMVAPSGEGAIRCMQMAMSTVDAPIDYINTHGTSTPVGDVAEMKGIREVFADKAPPISSTKSLSGHSLGAAGVHEAIYCMLMMEGNFIAGSANIDELDPAVADMPILTKTREDATINTVMSNSFGFGGTNATLVLKRWEGK